The Gemmatimonadota bacterium genome has a segment encoding these proteins:
- a CDS encoding ABC transporter ATP-binding protein yields MIEISQLSKKYGSFTAVDRLDLVVPKGELFGFLGPNGAGKTTTMRMVAGILRPTSGSIRVAGLDLATDAVAAKARLGFIPDRPFIYEKLTGIEFMRFVAGLYAQEGPVIERRAAELLEAFDLTEWRDELVESYSHGMRQKLIISSAFVHRPDVIVVDEPMVGLDPKAARTLKDLFREYTRRGHTIMMSTHTLEVAEGMCDRIAIIQRGIIRAQGTMAELRANAERGDEGLEDIFLRLTGDTVARDLVGVLDG; encoded by the coding sequence ATGATCGAGATCTCCCAGCTCAGCAAGAAGTACGGCTCGTTCACGGCGGTCGACCGGCTCGACCTCGTGGTCCCCAAGGGTGAGCTGTTCGGCTTTCTCGGACCGAACGGCGCGGGCAAAACCACCACCATGCGGATGGTGGCCGGGATCCTCCGCCCGACCAGTGGATCGATTCGCGTGGCCGGGCTCGACCTTGCGACCGACGCGGTGGCGGCGAAGGCGCGGCTCGGGTTCATCCCCGATCGACCGTTCATCTATGAGAAGTTGACGGGGATCGAGTTCATGCGGTTCGTGGCCGGGTTGTACGCGCAGGAAGGTCCGGTGATCGAGCGACGTGCCGCGGAACTTCTCGAGGCGTTTGACCTGACGGAGTGGCGCGACGAGCTCGTGGAGTCGTACAGCCACGGGATGCGCCAGAAGCTGATCATCTCCAGTGCGTTCGTGCATCGCCCGGACGTGATCGTCGTGGACGAACCGATGGTGGGCCTCGATCCCAAGGCGGCACGGACGCTGAAGGACTTGTTTCGCGAGTACACGCGGCGCGGCCACACGATCATGATGTCGACGCACACCCTGGAGGTGGCGGAAGGGATGTGCGACCGCATCGCGATCATCCAGCGGGGCATCATTCGCGCGCAGGGGACGATGGCCGAGTTGCGGGCCAACGCCGAGCGTGGGGACGAGGGGCTGGAAGACATCTTCCTGCGGCTTACCGGGGACACGGTGGCGCGGGACCTGGTGGGCGTCCTCGATGGTTGA